From the genome of Acidobacteriota bacterium:
ATGAAGCTCTCTGCCGATCTCGAGATTTGCGTTTCAGTGGCCCTGGCCCAGGCCGGCGAACGGGGCCATCGCTTTGCGGGCCCCGAACACCTGCTCCATGCCCTGCTGATGGACGAGGAGGTGGCCCGTACGGTCCGCCACGCCGGGGGGGACGTGACACGGCTGAAAAAGGAACTCGAGCGCTACCTGGCAGAGGAGGTCGAGGTCCAGGAAGGCGAGCGCCGGATGCCTCCCCTGCCCACCCGCGGACTGCGGCGGGTGTTGGCCCGGGCCACCGCCCACGCCCGGGGCGCGGGTCTCGACGAGGTGACCACGGTCAACGCCCTGGTGGCGCTCTACGACGAAGAGGACTCCTGGGCGGTGTATCTGCTCGAAGAACACGGGGTGACCAAGCTGGACGTGGTGCAATTCCTGGCCCACGGGGTGTCGAAGATCGATCCGACGGGGCTCGGCTGGCATGTGGGGGCGGGCGGCGAGGAGGAGGGGCCGCGGCCCACGGGAGATCCCCTCGAGGCCTTCACCACAGAGTTGACCGAACTGGCCCGGCAGGGCGCCATCGACCCCCTGATCGGCCGGGACCGGGAGATCGCCCGCACTCTGCGGGTTTTGCAGCGGCGGCGGAAGAACAACCCGGTCTACGTGGGCGACCCCGGCGTGGGCAAGACCGCGCTGGTGGAGGGGCTGGCGCTGAAGATCGCCCAGGGGGAGGTGCCCGCCCAGCTCGAGGGCGCCACCATCTATCGCCTCGACCTGGGGGCGACCCTGGCCGGCGCGCGCTACCGGGGCGATTTCGAAGAGCGCCTGAAGGGCGTGCTGGCGGCCCTTGCCGAGCGGCCACGGGCGATTCTTTTCATCGACGAGATTCACACGTTGGTGGGTGCGGGGGCTACGGGCACGGGTACGGTGGATGCTTCGAACCTGCTCAAGCCGGCCCTCGAGTCGGGTCGCTTGCGCTGCATCGGGGCGACGACCTGGAGCGAGTATCGCCAGTACTTCGAGCGGGACCGCGCCCTGGCCCGGCGTTTTCAGAAGATCGAGGTCAACGAGCCCAGCGTCGAGGAGACGGTCAAGATTCTCCAGGGTCTCAGGCAGCGCCACGAAGAGCACCACGGCGTGGCCTACACCCGCGCGGCCCTGAGCAAGGCCGCCGAGCTGGCGGCCCGTCACCTGCGGGATCACAAGCTGCCCGACAAGGCCATCGACCTGATGGACGAGGCGGGAGCGGAGGTCTCCCTGGCGGGAGGCAAGCGGGTGGGCAGCCGGGAGATCGAGGCGGCCCTGGCGGCCATGGCTCGGATACCGCCGAAGAAGGTTCGGGGCAGCGACCGGGAGCGGCTGTTGCATCTCGAAGAGCAGCTCAAGGCGGTGATCTACGGGCAGGACGAGGCGATCGGTACTCTGGTGGCGGCGATCAAGGTCTCCCGGGCGGGGTTGCGCTCGCCCGAGAAGCCTATCGGCAGCTTCCTGCTCACCGGTCCCACGGGTGTGGGCAAGACAGAGCTGGCGCGCCAGCTCGCCGAGGCATTGGGCATCGCCTTCTTGCGCTTCGACATGAGCGAGTACATGGAGCGCCACAGCGTCTCGCGCCTGGTGGGTGCTCCTCCGGGCTACGTGGGCTACGACCGGGGCGGATTGCTCACCGAGGCGGTGTCCCAGTCGCCCCACGCGGTGCTGCTGCTCGACGAGGTGGAAAAGGCCCACCCGGAAGTGTTCAACATCCTGCTGCAGATCATGGATCACGGCACGCTGACCGATACCAACGGTAAGGAGGCCGACTTTCGCCAGGTGATCCTGCTGATGAGTTCCAACGTGGGGGCGCGGGAGATGGCCCAGCGCCAGGTGGGCTTCGTCGGCGGTACGGCGGCCGGCGCCGATCAGCAGGCCTATGAAAGACTCTTCAGCCCCGAGTTCCGCAACCGCCTCGATGCGCGTGTCGGTTTCCAGCCCCTGACTCCGGAAATCATGGGGCGCATCGTCGACAAGTTCATCGACGAACTCCGGCGCCAACTGAAAGACCGCAAGGTCAACATCGAGTTGACCGACCCGGCTCGAGCCCACCTGGCGGAAAAGGGGTACGACCCGGCCTTCGGGGCCCGGCCCCTGGCGCGGGTGATCGACGAGACGATCAAGAAGCCGTTGACCGAGCAGATCCTCTTCGGTCGTCTCGAACACGGAGGCAACGTGGTGGTGCGCCTCGAGGGTGGGGCGATCGTGCTCGCCTGATCCGTGTTCCGTCGACCATCGTCCGCCGGGCGGGGTGCGCTACGCTCACCTCCGGCCCCGGCACGGCTTCCGGAGCGCGGCGGTGCCACCGTCGCGGAAGAGCAGCAACGGAAGCTCACAAGGAGCTCCCGACCCGGGGGGCACATCTTTACCAGTCCCATCGTCGGGTCGAAGGAGGCGGAGCGAGTGGATTGCCGGCCATCTCTTGATCTGTGCCGGCGGCAGCTCCGTAAATTCGAATGTCTATTCAATGCATCACTTTCTTCCCGGGCGGGGTCGAGCCGTTCGGAAATCGTGATTCTTCTGTGATGCTTTCGGGGTTGTCGGTGCGCCAAAATGCCTCGTCGAACCGCCGAAGACGGTGGTTTTGGAGAAAAGATGACCCTGACTCCGCGTTTCCTGTTGACATCCTGTCTGATTGGCGCGCTGTGGCTTCCCGGCGCCATGGGGGTATCCGTGTCTGGGATGTCTCCCGCGGGCTTTCCGGCAGTGTCGCCCCTGGTTTCCGCAGACCTTCCCTTCATCGAAAACCATGGGCAGGTCGACGAGGCGGTCCGTTACTACCTCCGACTGCCGTCCGGCACGCTCTTCGTCACTGATACGGGAGAGCTGGTCTATGCGCTTCGCGGGCCGCGCGCCGGCGGGGCTTCCGGGCCGGAGAGCGCCGGAGGTTGGGCGTTGAAGGAGGTGTTCCTGGGTGGGAATCCAGCCAGGCCGCAGGGAGCGCAGAGGGTTGACATCCCGATCAGCCACTTTACGGGGCCGGATCCGGAACAGTGGTACCGGGGCCTGCCGAGTTATCGGCAGGTGGATCTGGGCGAGCTTTTTCCCGGTATCCGCGTTGCCCTCCTCGCTCGTGGTCGCAACGTCGAGAAGGTGCTGCGGGTGGCACCCGGGGCGGATCCGAGGCGGATTCGCATCGCGGTGGAAGGCGTCCATGGACTGGCTGTGGATGCGGAGGGACGGTTGGTGCTGCATACCGGCCTGGGGGCGGTTTTCTTCACTGCCCCGGTGGCCTACCAGCAGATCGAGGGGCGGCGGGAGTCTGTGGAGGTAGCCTACACCCTTGGGGACGATGGCTATGGCTTCACCCTCGGTGAGTACCGGCCGGACCTGGAGGTGGTGATCGATCCTTTGATCAGCTCCACCTTCGTCGGAGGCATGAACCCCAGTCCACCGGGCAACTACGACGACGACATCGTCAACGCGATGGTCCATGCGGGGGATTCGATCTATCTCGCCGGGGCCACCCAGTCGCCGGACTTTCCTATCGTGATGGGCTATGACGAGACCCTCGCCAGCAACTTTCCCGACTGCTTCGTGACGCGTATGAGTACCGACCTGTCCACCGTGCTCGCCTCGACTTTTCTCGGCACCGAATCCAGCGATCAGGTGCGGGCGATGGCGCTCGACGGGGACGAGGTGGTGATCGTGGGCAAGGCGGGCTGGGGCTTCCCGGTGACCGACGGAGCCTACACTTATAACGGTTCGAACATGGCGGGGGGCGGCTTCGTCTCACGCTTGAGCGCCGACCTGTCCACTCTCGTGGCCTCGGCGATCGTCACGCCCAATGACCACCCGCGCGCGATGGCCCTGGGCAACGGGAGCATCTACTTCGGCGGTAGCACGAACAACCCCGACCTGCCGATCACCCCGGGCGCCTACCGCTCGGCGTGTTGTCCGCCTGGTTCGTTCGGTATCCGTCCCTACGAAGGATTCGCTGGCCGGATCTCTTCGGATCTGTCCACTCTCGAAGCGATGACCTATCTCGGCGGCCATGCCGTCGCCGGGGTGGCGGTGGGCCACGATGGCAGCGTCTTCATCGCGGATGCGGCGGAATCGACGGCCAGGGGCTATCTGGCTCGCTTCGATGCGGACTTGACCGACCGCCGGGCCTATCTGAGTTACAACCGGGGGAGCAATGGGAGTTCGCGAACCTATTTCAACGCTGTGGAGATCGTCGGCAGCGATTCGGTGGTCAGCGCCGGGCAGACCTACATAGACAACCTTCCGGCCACCGAAGGGGCCTACGATCAGGACTGCGGCACCGATGGGGCCTGTGACGCCGAGGGGCCGGCACTCGTGCCGCACTCCGATGGTTTCGTGGCCGTCTATTCGTACGATCTGAGCGTCACGAGAGCACTGACGTACCTCGGCGGCTCGAACGATGAATCGATCCGCAGCCTGGCTCTGGGGGGGGACGGGAGCATCGTGGTTGCGGGCGAGACGATCTCTGCGGATTTTCCCACCACCGCGAACGGTGGGGACGCAAGCTGTGGCACCGACGGACAGTGCAACGCCGGGGCCACCCCCGGCAGCAGGAAGGCAGATGCCTTCCTGGCCACTCTTTCTGCCGATCTTTCCATGCTGGAGTTCGGCAGTTACCTGGGGGGCTCGGATGAGGAGCAGGCCTACGCCGTGGTGCTCGATCCGGCCGGGGAAGGTTACGTAGGGGGGTACACACGCTCGGCGGACTTTCCCACCACGTCGGGGGCGTTCGATCAGACTTACAACGGCGGGACCTCCGATGCCTTCGTCAGCCGTTTCGGAGAGGTGCTTCCGGCGGGAGCGCCGGCAAACCCGGGTGAGAGCTGCGGCAACGGGATGCCACTGTTGAAAGTCACGGGCTATGATCCGGACACTTCGATGCTCACGGTGTCCTACTCTGCGGCCTGCAACGCGGTGGACCACAACATCTATTACGGTCCGCTGCGCGAGGTCGCGAACTACGCGTACACCGGGGAGTCGTGCAGCGTGGGCATGAGCGGTGAGGCGAGCTTCAGTGGCCTTGCGGAATCGTTCTTTTTCGTGATTGCCGCGGACGACGGCATGGTCGAAGGATCCTATGGCACCGACAGCTCCCAGGCCGAGCGCCCCGACGCCGGTTCGTGTGGCTTCGTCCAGGATCTGTCGGAGGCTTGCAGTTGGCCGTGAGTATCGGGGGGCGACGCACCCCGAGTGCACGGCGGGGACCGGACGCTCATCGCAGGCACGCCGTGTGGCCCCTGGGGATCACTCGGCGGTGGCGAGGCTCAGGGTCGATGCTGAAGCGCCGTCGAAGGTGGCGGCACCGCAAAGCCCGCGGTGCCGCCATCTGCGGGCCGTGATGCGAAGCGAGGAAAGGCCGGAACGGCGTTTCCTTCTGGCGGCCAGGACGTGCGGTTCGGCAACCCCGATGCCTGTATCGCGGTGGCCGTCGATGATCCCGGGCGGCTCCTGGCAGGCGGCCGGTCAGGGAGGTTTCGAGAAGGGATACCCGCGTCTGAGGAGGTTGCCGGGTCTCTCCGCCGCCTCGCCGGGCGGAGCTGTTCACTCCGGGAGGACCTTGCCGGGGGGCGGGGCACGGGATCGGGGAGGAAGCCGAGACTCCAGTCTCGCTCGGCTGTCATGAAGCCCGTGCGCAGGCATCGATGCGTAGGGGATAGCGGTCGCCCTGTCGCGGCTTCGGACCCTGACCCTGCCGGCGGCCGTTGCTGTGTAACACCCCGCCGGTTTCAGCGACCTTGTTTCGTGAGTGCCTTGCAGGAGGTGGAGGTGCCGGGTACTCGGCCAGGAGATCGGGGCGCGCTTGCGGCAGCGGATTTGCGTGGCGGCCGGAAGCGACGTAACTAACAGGGAGATGCTTGTTAGTCGCCCGTGGGGATGATCAGCCAGATGGCATCCCCGCCCCTTGCCCGGGAGGCGTCATGCGTGTGGTCGTTGCAGCTTTTTTCTTTCTTTTCCTGGCGGTCCCTTCCGTTTTGGCGCAGCAGAGCGCGAGTTACCGGCTCGAGGAGCACGTGGTCAACCTGGGCGGTCGTCCGGACGACGGGGTGACGGCGAGTTCCGCGGGCTTCCGGATTTCCCTCGACAGTTTCGGGGAAGCGGCCGTGCGGGCGGGGCTGGTGTCGTCGTCGTTCCGGGTCGACGGCTCGTTCGCGGGAGCGTATCCGCCACCCGGCGAGGTGCCGGGTCTGCGCCTGACAGACAGCACGACGCTGGTGTGGGACGCGGAGAAGTCGGTGGGCGTGTACAACGTGTATCGCGATGCGCTCGCCGCTCTTTCGGGAGGCGGATACGGGACCTGTTGGCGACAGGACCTGCCCGAAGCGACGACGACGGATCCGGACGTGCCGGGGTCGGGGGGAGGTTTTTTCTATCTGGTCACGGCGGAAAACCGCCTGGATGAAGAAGGAACGAAGGGCAGCGACAGCGGCGGGGCCCCCCGCGGCGGGCTCGCCTGTCCGTGATGAAAGGAGCTGCCGTGATGATGCGATCCAAGCCTGCCGTGAAGATTCCTGCCATCGTGATTCTGACTCTGGGGCTTTTTGCAGCCGGTACGGCATGGGCGGCGAGTCCGCCGGACCGGATGCACTACCAGGGCGTCCTGCGGGACGCCGCCGACACTCCTCTCGACGGGGACCATGACATGGTGTTCCGCTTCTGGAGTGCGGATGTCGCCGGCGACGAGATCCTGGTCGACCGGCATCTGGCGGTGGATGCGCAGGCTGTGACGGTGTCGGGCGGTCTGTTCAGCGTCCAGCTCGGCACGGGGCAGGTGCTCGACGGCTCGGGCCCCGGGACGTACACGACGCTCTCGCAGGTGTTCGGCGACTACGGGAACGTGTGGCTCGAGGTGCAGGTAGGCGCTGAGACGCTCGCGCCGCGGATTCCCGTGGCCGCGGCCGGCTGGGCGCTCAACGCGGGCCGGCTGGCCGGTCGTCCGGTGGGTGATTTTCTCGATACCTCGGCTTCCCCCCAGACCAAGGCGGGCAAGCTGGTCCTCGACGCGACCGGCCAGGGCGACGTGGGCGTCGAGGGGGCCGGCGACACGGCCGGCGGGTGGTTTCGTGACGCCGACGGCAGCGGGTACTCGTATGTCGGGATCGGGAGCCGGGGAGTCGAATCCTATGGTGCGTTGGCGGGTGGCTATTTCAAGGACACCGACCAGTCGGGAGAGGCTTCGGTCGCGATCGCCAACCGGGGCATCGACGCTTCGGGAACGAGCGTGGGGGGGCGCTTCTGGGACAGTGACGGGAGCGGCCAGGCGGACGTCGGCGTCGGCAACCGTGGAATCCACGGGTGGGGCACCCAGGCGGGCGGCTTTTTCGAAGAC
Proteins encoded in this window:
- the clpA gene encoding ATP-dependent Clp protease ATP-binding subunit ClpA encodes the protein MKLSADLEICVSVALAQAGERGHRFAGPEHLLHALLMDEEVARTVRHAGGDVTRLKKELERYLAEEVEVQEGERRMPPLPTRGLRRVLARATAHARGAGLDEVTTVNALVALYDEEDSWAVYLLEEHGVTKLDVVQFLAHGVSKIDPTGLGWHVGAGGEEEGPRPTGDPLEAFTTELTELARQGAIDPLIGRDREIARTLRVLQRRRKNNPVYVGDPGVGKTALVEGLALKIAQGEVPAQLEGATIYRLDLGATLAGARYRGDFEERLKGVLAALAERPRAILFIDEIHTLVGAGATGTGTVDASNLLKPALESGRLRCIGATTWSEYRQYFERDRALARRFQKIEVNEPSVEETVKILQGLRQRHEEHHGVAYTRAALSKAAELAARHLRDHKLPDKAIDLMDEAGAEVSLAGGKRVGSREIEAALAAMARIPPKKVRGSDRERLLHLEEQLKAVIYGQDEAIGTLVAAIKVSRAGLRSPEKPIGSFLLTGPTGVGKTELARQLAEALGIAFLRFDMSEYMERHSVSRLVGAPPGYVGYDRGGLLTEAVSQSPHAVLLLDEVEKAHPEVFNILLQIMDHGTLTDTNGKEADFRQVILLMSSNVGAREMAQRQVGFVGGTAAGADQQAYERLFSPEFRNRLDARVGFQPLTPEIMGRIVDKFIDELRRQLKDRKVNIELTDPARAHLAEKGYDPAFGARPLARVIDETIKKPLTEQILFGRLEHGGNVVVRLEGGAIVLA